Proteins encoded together in one Poecile atricapillus isolate bPoeAtr1 chromosome 15, bPoeAtr1.hap1, whole genome shotgun sequence window:
- the MATN4 gene encoding matrilin-4, whose product MMKLLPVVPLLLLLLTTLEARPKSAALKCRTGPLDVVFVIDSSRSVRPFEFETMRRFMMDIIGNLDVGPNATRVGVIQYSSQVQNIFSLKTFFTRADMERAINSIVPLAQGTMTGLAIQYAMNVAFTTQEGARPLHKRIPRIAIIVTDGRPQDRVTEVATQARNAGIEIYAVGIQRADMNSLRAMASPPLEEHVFLVESFELIQQFAKQFQDRLCGVDMCVEREHGCQHSCVSTPGSFYCECNPGYRLNVDGKTCSPIDACADGRHGCQHHCVSVRGSYSCRCRPGYYLSQNKRSCTMIDYCSFGNHSCQHECVSIPNGHYCRCRSGFTLQPDSKSCRATDLCNGVDHGCEFKCVSTEGSYHCVCPEGQQLQADGKTCSKCGAGHVDLVMVIDGSKSVRPQNFELVKQFVNRIVDLLEVSPHGTRVGLVQYSSRVRTEFPLNKYHSADEIKKAVMDVEYMEKGTMTGLALKHMVEHSFSELEGARPLSHNIPRIGLVFTDGRSQDDISEWARRAKESGIVMFAVGVGKAVEEELRAIASEPVEQHFSYSADFTTMTHLVENFSLNICPEEGKGETEIRSPCECEALVQFQTNTVAILQSLTEKIAQMTARLEDLEKQIANKK is encoded by the exons ATGATGAAGCTCCTGCCTGTtgtccctctcctcctgcttctcctgACAACACTGGAAGCCAGACCAAAATCTGCAG CACTGAAGTGCAGGACGGGTCCCCTGGATGTCGTGTTTGTGATCGACAGCTCCCGCAGCGTGCGCCCCTTCGAGTTTGAGACCATGCGGCGATTCATGATGGACATCATCGGCAACCTGGATGTGGGCCCCAACGCCACACGGGTGGGGGTGATCCAGTACTCCAGCCAGGTGCAAAACATCTTCTCCCTCAAGACCTTCTTCACACGGGCAGACATGGAGAGGGCCATCAACAGCATCGTCCCGCTGGCCCAGGGCACCATGACGGGGCTGGCCATCCAGTACGCCATGAACGTGGCCTTCACCACGCAGGAGGGCGCGCGCCCCCTGCACAAGAGGATCCCCCGCATCGCCATCATCGTGACGGACGGGCGGCCCCAGGACCGTGTCACCGAGGTGGCCACCCAGGCCCGGAACGCTGGCATCGAGATCTATGCTGTGGGAATCCAGCGGGCGGACATGAACTCTCTGCGGGCCATGGCCTCCCCACCGCTGGAGGAGCACGTCTTCCTGGTGGAGTCCTTTGAGCTCATCCAGCAGTTTGCCAAGCAGTTCCAGGACAGGCTTTGCG GGGTGGACATGTGCGTGGAGCGGGAGCAcggctgccagcacagctgtgtcaGCACCCCTGGCTCCTTCTACTGCGAGTGCAACCCAGGCTACAGGCTCAATGTGGATGGAAAGACCTGCTCCC CCATCGATGCGTGTGCAGATGGGAGACACGGCTGTCAGCACCACTGTGTCAGCGTGCGGGGCTCCTACTCATGCCGCTGCCGGCCAGGCTACTACCTCAGCCAGAACAAGAGGAGCTGCACCA TGATTGATTACTGTAGCTTCGGAAACCACAGCTGCCAGCACGAGTGCGTGAGCATCCCCAACGGGCACTACTGCCGCTGCCGCAGCGGCTTCACGCTCCAGCCtgacagcaagtcctgcaggg CCACCGACCTCTGCAATGGGGTGGATCACGGCTGTGAGTTCAAGTGTGTGAGCACGGAGGGCTCCTACCACTGCGTGTGCCCTGagggccagcagctccaggccgATGGCAAGACATGCAGCA AGTGTGGAGCTGGGCACGTCGACCTTGTGATGGTGATCGATGGCTCCAAGAGCGTCCGGCCCCAGAACTTTGAGCTGGTGAAGCAGTTTGTGAACCGTATTGTGGACCTGCTGGAGGTGTCCCCCCACGGCACACGGGTGGGATTGGTGCAGTACTCCAGCCGCGTGCGCACCGAGTTCCCCCTCAACAAGTACCACAGCGCTGATGAGATCAAGAAGGCGGTGATGGATGTGGAGTACATGGAGAAGGGCACCATGACAGGCCTTGCCCTCAAGCACATGGTGgagcacagcttctctgagctggAAGGTGCCAGGCCTCTCTCCCACAACATCCCCAGAATCGGGCTGGTCTTCACAGATGGACGCTCCCAGGATGACATCTCTGAATGGGCCAGGAGAGCAAAGGAATCAG GGATTGTCATGTTTGCCGTGGGTGTTGGAAAAGCTGTGGAAGAAGAGCTGAGAGCCATCGCCTCCGAGCCAGTGGAGCAGCACTTCTCCTATTCAGCAGACTTCACCACCATGACCCACCTGGTGGAGAACTTCTCCCTGAATATCTGCCCAG AGGAGGGCAAAGGGGAGACGGAGATCCGCAGCCCGTGTGAGTGCGAGGCGCTGGTGCAGTTCCAGACGAACACCGTGGCCATCCTGCAGAGCCTGACAGAGAAAA TTGCTCAGATGACAGCCAGACTTGAAGACTTGGAAAAGCAGATTGCCAACAAGAAGTGA
- the LOC131585010 gene encoding waprin-Enh1-like produces the protein MLVSPTSHSSQGHGRMKTVAALLLVGMLILWAELPTGSAWSCPPVRFTCALHNPRNQCLFDRHCPRGKKCCRSFCGKKCFSRPSSVSYV, from the exons ATGTTGGTGTCCCCCACCTCTCACAGCTCTCAGGGACACGGCAGGATGAAGACAGTGGCCGCCCTCCTCCTGGTGGGGATGCTCATcctctgggcagagctgccaaCAG GCAGCGCCTggtcctgtccccctgtccgcTTCACCTGCGCCCTGCACAACCCGCGGAACCAGTGCCTCTTCGACCGGCACTGCCCCCGCGGCAAGAAGTGCTGCCGCTCCTTCTGTGGGAAGAAGTGCTTCTCCAGACCATCTTCCGTCTCCTACG tgTGA